A genomic window from Silene latifolia isolate original U9 population chromosome Y, ASM4854445v1, whole genome shotgun sequence includes:
- the LOC141632624 gene encoding BAHD acyltransferase BIA1-like: MYIKIARAKPTPPKIFNVTQVVNLKTIKGSPISETLVQFYPLAGRIEGNSPINCNDEGAEFYEADVLASLAEVIANPDPEELITISISISHKIADVATSVAFINTWAYNNARGLISSNNHIHTKTVTFDSASFFPPMNLDGFYDPESVICKEKIVTKRLIFDKEKLDELKKKCDNERLEIPD, translated from the exons ATGTACATTAAGATTGCAAGGGCTAAGCCAACACCCCCTAAAATTTTCAATGTGACGCAAGTTGTAAACTTGAAGACAATAAAGGGGTCACCTATCTCTGAGACGTTGGTTCAGTTCTACCCACTAGCCGGAAGGATTGAAGGAAACTCACCAATCAACTGCAACGATGAAGGGGCCGAGTTTTACGAAGCTGATGTTTTAGCTAGCCTGGCAGAAGTTATAGCAAATCCAGATCCCGAGGAATTAATAA CCATAAGTATTTCCATTTCGCATAAGATCGCTGATGTAGCAACCTCTGTCGCGTTTATTAACACTTGGGCTTATAATAATGCTCGAGGGTTAATTTCTAGTAATAATCACATTCACACCAAAACGGTAACCTTTGATTCAGCATCATTTTTTCCTCCCATGAATCTGGATGGGTTTTATGACCCTGAAAGTGTCATTTGTAAGGAAAAGATTGTGACAAAGAGGTTAATTTTCGACAAGGAGAAATTAGACGAGCTAAAAAAGAAATGTGATAACGAGCGACTAGAGATCCCCGACTAG